GAACGGGCGGCGGAAATTGCGGACACCAACCAGCTACCGGTGGAGATCACCCGCGTACGCATTCAGTTGGCGCGTCATGAAGACCATGCCGCGCGTCACGGCGTTGACCGTCTGCTGGAAACCGCACCGCGTCACCCAGAAGTCTTACGTCTGGCTGAACAGGCATTTCTGCGCACCAGTGCCTATAACGCGCTATTGGATATTCTGCCTGCCATGCGCAAAATGCCGGCGTACGACGAAGAGCATGTGCTGGCACTGCAACAGCAAGCCTATATCGGCCTGATGAATCAGGCGATGGCGGATGGCGGCAGTGAGGGCCTGAAACAGTGGTGGAACAGCCAAAGTCGCAAAATCCGCCATGAGGTGCCGTTACAGGCGGTCATGGTCGAACATTTGATTGAATGTGACGATCACGATACCGCGCAAAAAATCGTCCTGGATGGTCTTAAACGCCAGTATGACGAACGGCTGGTTCTGCTGATGCCGCGCCTTAAAGCGGGCAACCCGGAGCAACTGGAAAAAATGCTGCGCCAGAAAATCAAACAGCAGGGCGCGACACCGCTTTTGAATAGTACGCTGGGGCAACTGCTGTTGAAGCACGGCGAATGGCAACAGGCCAACGATGCGTTCCGCGCGGCGTTGGAACAACGCCCCGATGCGTATGACTACGCCTGGCGCGCGGATGCGCTCGATCGCCTGCATTTACCAGAGGAGGCCGCCCAAATGCGGCGCGAAGGGCTATTGCTCACCTTACAGCAGCCGACAACCTAACCGCGTCAACGGAAGGGCCTCTCCCGCTTTGTTCACTGAAAAAAAAACGCTTACCGATAAACGGTAAGCGTCGAAAAAAATCAGGTCTTTAAGACAACAGTATGGTGCCTCACTCAACGTAATGTCCGGGAAAATAATCCGATGGAGACAATATAACCTTCATCTGGAGTTGGACGATAGGCACCTCAAATTGGCTCTGCGTCATTCCCAGGTTTATGAAGCCGAGGCGAACATAGAAGGTGGAATGAGCATCTACCTCTGTATTTAAGCACGAACTATGCCAACAAACAAAAATCAACTGGCGCGACGGCGTTATCTAATAATAACCACCTGATCATTATAAATTATTTTTAAAACTTGATTAATGATACCGGCAGACAGAGCGCTGGAGGCGAGGGCTGACTCACAAAAACGTCGCCATTATGAGACACATTAGTGTATTTATCTACAAATCATTATTAATCAATATATTAAACGTCTCCTTTCGGAGACATTAGACGAAGTCAGCCCATGCTGGCGTGCGTTCCGCCGGCATGGGCTGTCCGCTAACGGGACGCCAGTTGTTCCAGACTTTGTTTCGCCATCTGGTACAAATAGTGGGCCGTAGGGAACAGGGCGCGATCATCCACGCGGAACTTGGGATGATGCAACGCATATGGGCCGCCGGAACCGACCATCATAAAAGTGCCGGGCAACCTCTGCT
This is a stretch of genomic DNA from Brenneria rubrifaciens. It encodes these proteins:
- the hemY gene encoding protoheme IX biogenesis protein HemY, producing the protein MLRVLLLFLILIAGVVLGPMVAGHQGYVLIQTHSYNIETSVTGLAIMLVLLFLALLSVEWVIRRIFRTGARTRGWFLGRKRSRARKQTKAALLKLVEGDYLQVEKLLTRNADHAEQPVVNYLLAAEAAQQRGDEFRTKQYLERAAEIADTNQLPVEITRVRIQLARHEDHAARHGVDRLLETAPRHPEVLRLAEQAFLRTSAYNALLDILPAMRKMPAYDEEHVLALQQQAYIGLMNQAMADGGSEGLKQWWNSQSRKIRHEVPLQAVMVEHLIECDDHDTAQKIVLDGLKRQYDERLVLLMPRLKAGNPEQLEKMLRQKIKQQGATPLLNSTLGQLLLKHGEWQQANDAFRAALEQRPDAYDYAWRADALDRLHLPEEAAQMRREGLLLTLQQPTT